Proteins found in one Paenibacillus sp. FSL R10-2782 genomic segment:
- a CDS encoding amidase, protein MKDQWNAVVNQVTVEPTGQGTLSGLSFMVKDVFAVRNYTNGAGNPCWLETHSPAAEHAEAVSLLLQEGARLTGTTHTDELMFSLNGENAHYGTPVNPKAPDRIPGGSSSGSAVAVAAGLADFALGTDTGGSVRVPSSYCGVYGMRPTHGSVSEKGVIPLAPSFDTIGWMARDPETLRRVGEVLLPQTTSGSGFSRVLIGEDAWELADTESKEALTTWLELLCGLAESHEAVRIAPQGLPEWMAMFRTIQGYEIWQEHGAWIEREQPVFGADIAGRFSWAGTIERADQEKEAERRIEMRNRMADLLGTDAVLVIPTTTGAAPKLGLNGPPIEERRVQTMRLTCIAGLSGLPQLTIPAAEVLGCPIGISLIAGPGQDRRLLEWAASLVPAVTRIKSSLDV, encoded by the coding sequence ATGAAAGATCAATGGAACGCTGTTGTCAACCAGGTGACGGTTGAACCGACAGGACAGGGAACGCTGAGTGGACTCAGCTTTATGGTCAAGGACGTGTTTGCTGTCCGTAATTATACGAACGGCGCGGGCAATCCGTGTTGGCTGGAGACGCACAGCCCGGCGGCGGAGCACGCGGAAGCGGTCAGCCTGCTGTTGCAGGAGGGGGCGCGACTAACGGGTACGACTCATACGGATGAGCTGATGTTCAGCCTGAACGGTGAAAATGCCCATTACGGAACACCCGTGAATCCGAAGGCCCCGGACCGTATCCCTGGTGGTTCATCCAGCGGATCGGCGGTTGCCGTCGCCGCAGGGCTTGCCGACTTTGCCCTTGGAACGGATACGGGAGGATCGGTACGTGTGCCGTCTTCATACTGTGGAGTTTATGGAATGCGTCCGACGCATGGCAGTGTCTCCGAGAAAGGCGTTATCCCGCTCGCTCCCAGCTTCGACACCATCGGCTGGATGGCACGCGATCCCGAGACGTTGCGCCGGGTAGGTGAAGTGCTTCTGCCACAGACAACCTCGGGTTCCGGCTTTAGCCGTGTGCTGATCGGTGAGGATGCCTGGGAGCTGGCTGACACGGAGAGCAAAGAGGCGCTTACCACTTGGCTGGAGTTGCTGTGCGGCTTGGCTGAGAGCCATGAAGCTGTTCGCATCGCCCCGCAGGGTCTGCCTGAATGGATGGCCATGTTTAGGACGATCCAGGGCTACGAAATATGGCAGGAGCATGGGGCCTGGATTGAACGTGAGCAGCCAGTCTTCGGAGCGGACATAGCCGGGCGGTTCTCCTGGGCAGGCACCATTGAACGTGCTGATCAGGAGAAGGAAGCAGAACGTCGGATTGAGATGCGCAATCGCATGGCCGACCTGCTTGGAACGGATGCGGTGCTTGTGATACCGACAACTACCGGAGCGGCCCCGAAGTTGGGACTAAACGGGCCGCCAATTGAAGAACGAAGAGTGCAAACGATGCGTTTGACCTGCATTGCCGGCTTGTCGGGACTGCCGCAGCTTACGATCCCCGCTGCCGAGGTACTGGGCTGCCCGATCGGTATTTCCCTCATCGCTGGCCCGGGACAGGATCGGCGTCTGCTGGAATGGGCCGCATCCCTTGTTCCGGCAGTAACAAGGATCAAATCATCGCTCGATGTATAA
- a CDS encoding creatininase family protein has protein sequence MFQRYEGTVWEERFLPRLTSKQVKELPKEKALVILPVGAVEQHGSHLPVYTDTLIGEATLTQTLERVRPDKEIWLLPPISYGKSNEHIGLPGTISLSASTLHAIMLDIAESLKASGFRKLLLFNTHGGNMDLLNTVSREIRIRTGMMVFYLSPSSLNVAEDLLSPEELEYGIHGGDYETSLVLSIKPDWVQKEFLVKELPDMSSYRFLTLEGKIRFAWKMADISASGIAGDATMATPEKGRIIQERITAILSEALEELCDFEITDVRGTEPVQQSTGSRP, from the coding sequence ATGTTTCAACGATATGAAGGAACGGTATGGGAGGAGCGCTTTTTGCCCCGTCTGACAAGCAAACAGGTCAAAGAACTGCCAAAGGAGAAGGCGCTGGTTATTCTGCCGGTCGGAGCTGTGGAGCAGCATGGATCCCATCTGCCTGTATATACGGATACTTTGATTGGAGAGGCGACATTAACACAAACGCTGGAGCGCGTGCGGCCGGATAAGGAGATTTGGCTGTTGCCTCCGATCTCGTATGGCAAAAGCAATGAGCATATCGGGCTGCCGGGCACCATTTCCTTGTCTGCGAGTACGCTGCATGCCATAATGCTGGACATTGCAGAAAGTCTGAAGGCCAGCGGTTTTCGCAAGCTACTGCTGTTTAATACGCATGGGGGCAATATGGATTTGCTGAATACCGTATCACGGGAAATCCGGATCAGAACGGGGATGATGGTTTTCTATCTCAGTCCAAGCAGTCTGAATGTCGCGGAGGACCTTCTGTCTCCCGAGGAATTGGAATATGGAATTCACGGCGGCGATTATGAAACTTCTCTGGTCCTGTCCATCAAACCGGACTGGGTGCAGAAGGAGTTCCTTGTCAAAGAGCTTCCCGATATGTCCTCGTACCGCTTTCTTACATTAGAAGGAAAAATACGCTTCGCCTGGAAGATGGCTGATATATCCGCTAGCGGCATTGCCGGAGATGCTACGATGGCCACGCCTGAGAAAGGAAGAATCATCCAGGAACGAATTACGGCGATTCTGTCGGAGGCGCTGGAGGAGCTGTGTGATTTTGAAATCACCGATGTCCGCGGGACTGAGCCGGTTCAGCAGTCGACAGGAAGCCGTCCGTGA
- a CDS encoding CocE/NonD family hydrolase has protein sequence MKFGNVVIRRKVPCTMRDGVTLYSDIYMPDETGKYPVLLMRQPYGRSIASTVTHAHPVWYANKGYIVVIQDVRGRGESEGEFDPFVQEAEDGFDTIEWVAGLPGSTGKVGMYGFSYQGLTQWAAASLHPPALRAIAPSMCPADMYHGLFYPHGSFALGNHLPWAFQLARDTAQRAGDFETAEQCSRFMRSPEEILWKMPLNERHPILEQYFPAFYDWIDHIAYDEYWERMNWIDEIVGASVPALHIGGWYDGFLMGTLQSFEALQATATPNCFHRLIVGPWAHIPWGRRAGGIDHGEQADGGHHLEQLRWFDYWLKGKEDTELSGEPPIRYFDPLSHEWHMAEQLPPVLENESSPSEWFYLSGSQTPANGAAGGGRLERRKEDVEEAVPDVFVYDSRLPMRLDSYLPSDRIAIQERQEILVYTGGPLAEDIPIFGSPELSVQYQTLGGPTDLVAVLTTVSENGTARLLSVGRMEICSEGAEASNEWTTARIRLRPLAATLSAGTYIRLELTGSAFPLFARHPNGVRGETNSTGTGGLKIATTAVRSTEQDISCLKLPVKR, from the coding sequence ATGAAATTTGGAAATGTGGTCATCCGCCGCAAGGTTCCTTGCACGATGCGTGACGGTGTAACGTTGTATTCAGATATATACATGCCTGATGAGACGGGAAAATATCCCGTACTGCTGATGCGCCAGCCTTACGGCCGGTCGATTGCCTCCACCGTTACACATGCCCATCCCGTCTGGTATGCCAATAAGGGATATATCGTTGTAATCCAGGATGTCAGGGGACGGGGAGAGTCGGAAGGCGAATTTGATCCGTTTGTACAGGAAGCAGAGGACGGATTTGATACCATCGAATGGGTAGCAGGTCTGCCCGGCTCGACCGGGAAAGTAGGCATGTACGGTTTCTCTTATCAAGGGCTCACACAATGGGCTGCGGCTTCTCTTCACCCGCCTGCGCTCAGAGCGATTGCGCCGAGCATGTGCCCGGCAGACATGTACCACGGCTTATTTTACCCACATGGCTCCTTCGCGCTTGGCAATCATCTGCCGTGGGCTTTCCAGCTGGCTCGTGATACGGCGCAAAGGGCGGGTGACTTCGAGACAGCCGAGCAATGCTCAAGGTTTATGCGCAGCCCCGAGGAGATACTCTGGAAAATGCCGCTGAATGAAAGACATCCGATTCTGGAGCAATACTTTCCCGCATTTTATGATTGGATCGATCATATAGCGTACGATGAGTACTGGGAGCGGATGAACTGGATCGACGAGATCGTCGGGGCGTCGGTGCCAGCTTTGCATATTGGGGGCTGGTATGACGGTTTCCTGATGGGTACGCTGCAGTCATTCGAGGCTCTGCAAGCTACTGCCACTCCGAATTGCTTTCATCGGCTCATTGTTGGCCCGTGGGCCCACATTCCATGGGGGCGCAGAGCGGGCGGAATCGACCATGGAGAGCAGGCGGACGGCGGACATCATCTGGAGCAGCTGCGCTGGTTTGATTATTGGCTGAAGGGCAAGGAAGACACGGAATTGTCTGGAGAACCGCCGATCCGTTATTTTGACCCATTGAGTCATGAATGGCATATGGCGGAACAACTGCCTCCTGTACTTGAGAATGAGTCCTCTCCGTCCGAATGGTTCTATCTATCGGGGTCGCAGACCCCGGCAAACGGTGCGGCAGGAGGCGGCAGACTGGAAAGGCGTAAGGAAGACGTGGAGGAGGCTGTGCCGGATGTATTCGTATACGACTCGCGTCTGCCGATGCGTCTGGACTCCTACCTGCCGTCCGACCGCATTGCCATTCAGGAAAGGCAAGAGATTCTGGTATATACGGGAGGGCCGCTTGCAGAGGATATCCCGATTTTTGGGTCCCCGGAGTTGTCCGTGCAGTACCAGACACTGGGAGGTCCGACGGATCTGGTGGCCGTCCTCACGACCGTATCCGAGAATGGAACGGCCCGGCTGCTCAGCGTGGGCCGTATGGAAATCTGTAGTGAAGGAGCAGAAGCCTCCAATGAATGGACTACTGCGCGGATCAGGTTGCGTCCCTTGGCAGCCACCCTGTCGGCTGGCACGTATATCCGGCTTGAATTGACAGGCAGCGCCTTCCCATTGTTCGCCCGGCATCCGAACGGTGTCAGGGGTGAGACGAACAGCACGGGAACAGGCGGGCTGAAGATTGCCACCACGGCTGTGCGCAGTACAGAACAGGACATATCCTGTTTGAAGCTGCCAGTGAAAAGATGA
- a CDS encoding ABC transporter substrate-binding protein produces the protein MNKYRQKGFAVLLVAMFSLSTLLVACGNQQTAQNAAAETSGSTEKSEELTAVTQVTNWFAQAEHGGLYAAKEQGYYKEAGLDMTIQAGGPQVSPTQIVASGKAQFGLTTADQLLVAREEGIPLVAIATIFQKSPQGLMVHANQNISSLADLNNRTVYVGAGSVFWDYVKNKYQLNHVKEMAYTGSLAPFIPDETAAIQGYVTSEPYEMKQQNVDVKFLLLADAGYNPYSNVLFTTEQYIQDHPDLVRAYVEASMKGWDYYKTNYDSVNDVILKENPDFTKEKLNYAAEALIPFVYEGDAAEHGVGYMKEERWAELGQQLMKIGALKKEPDVSKVFTDKFLPHS, from the coding sequence ATGAACAAGTACAGACAAAAGGGATTTGCTGTTTTACTGGTAGCAATGTTTTCCTTATCAACATTGCTGGTGGCTTGCGGAAATCAGCAAACTGCTCAAAATGCCGCTGCCGAGACATCGGGTTCCACGGAGAAAAGCGAGGAACTCACGGCAGTCACACAGGTGACGAACTGGTTTGCACAGGCGGAGCATGGCGGTTTGTATGCGGCAAAGGAGCAGGGATATTACAAAGAGGCTGGTCTGGATATGACCATTCAGGCAGGCGGACCGCAGGTGTCTCCCACACAGATCGTGGCTTCCGGCAAAGCGCAGTTCGGACTTACCACGGCGGATCAGCTGCTGGTCGCCCGTGAAGAAGGAATTCCTTTGGTAGCGATTGCGACAATTTTCCAGAAAAGCCCGCAGGGACTCATGGTTCATGCCAATCAGAATATTTCCTCCCTTGCCGATTTGAATAACCGTACCGTTTACGTGGGGGCAGGCTCGGTGTTCTGGGATTATGTGAAGAACAAATACCAATTGAATCATGTGAAGGAAATGGCTTATACCGGTTCCCTGGCTCCTTTTATCCCCGATGAAACGGCTGCCATTCAGGGTTATGTAACCAGTGAGCCGTACGAGATGAAGCAGCAGAATGTGGACGTTAAATTTCTGCTGCTGGCAGATGCCGGTTATAATCCGTATTCCAATGTGCTGTTCACGACAGAGCAGTATATTCAGGACCATCCTGATCTTGTGCGTGCCTATGTTGAGGCTTCGATGAAGGGCTGGGATTATTACAAGACCAATTATGATAGCGTAAATGACGTCATTTTAAAGGAAAACCCGGATTTTACGAAAGAAAAGCTGAACTATGCGGCGGAAGCGCTCATCCCGTTCGTATATGAAGGTGATGCGGCGGAACACGGTGTCGGCTATATGAAAGAGGAGCGCTGGGCAGAGCTGGGACAGCAGTTGATGAAGATTGGAGCATTGAAAAAAGAACCCGATGTCAGCAAGGTATTCACGGATAAGTTCCTGCCGCATTCTTAG
- a CDS encoding cupin domain-containing protein: MVNIPGLVAGNFENCPVHKISVQDTNKFILLCDREQVPFTSFVEIFEVGGRTPSNEHREAYEYFYVLKGDGIAKVGSEYETPIRQGSFIIIPPGNHHDIINTGNTRLYCLTTMVPDELFSDMIKAGPAAELDEEDLAVLQALATAQ, encoded by the coding sequence ATGGTGAACATTCCAGGACTGGTTGCCGGTAATTTTGAGAATTGTCCCGTCCACAAAATTTCCGTACAGGATACGAACAAGTTCATACTGCTATGCGACAGGGAGCAGGTTCCTTTCACTTCATTTGTAGAAATCTTCGAGGTGGGAGGCAGAACTCCATCCAATGAACACCGGGAAGCTTATGAATATTTTTATGTACTGAAAGGGGATGGGATTGCTAAAGTTGGCAGCGAATATGAGACTCCGATCCGCCAAGGCTCATTCATTATTATTCCGCCAGGCAACCATCACGATATTATCAATACGGGCAACACACGCCTATATTGTCTGACGACCATGGTACCGGACGAATTGTTCTCGGATATGATCAAAGCAGGCCCTGCCGCCGAGCTGGATGAGGAGGATCTGGCCGTGCTTCAGGCGCTGGCTACCGCGCAATGA
- a CDS encoding ABC transporter substrate-binding protein has protein sequence MSKHHMNLRYKKWLLSATALIMLLLSACSNSFAPESSAPAKGEAGTELKHVRLIEGWYSKGEDGGYFGALQQNYYKDKGIDMTIQPGGPEVSTMQLVAAGKAEFGISYADEILKAREQGIPVVGILAGFQSTPQVLMYHKGQDIKDFTDLNGKTVYIGTAVPYWEYIKSQYNLTDVKEMKYNGQLVNFINDPNSLNQGYITNEPYALSQQGVEVDYLKIADSGYANYADVLFTTEDYLKEHPDVVEAVVQASQKGWSYYLDNYKKVNPLIQTYNPDMTVEAMNYEAEQEKPFILNEESEANGIGYMTEKRWSTLQDQMIKGKGLTKAQDVTQAFTAEYLMKP, from the coding sequence ATGTCCAAACATCATATGAACTTACGTTACAAGAAGTGGTTGCTGTCGGCTACAGCTTTGATCATGCTGCTTTTGAGTGCATGCTCCAATTCCTTCGCTCCAGAATCCTCCGCCCCGGCGAAAGGGGAAGCCGGAACAGAATTGAAGCATGTGAGACTGATCGAGGGCTGGTACTCCAAAGGGGAAGATGGAGGCTATTTTGGGGCATTGCAGCAGAACTACTATAAGGACAAGGGGATCGACATGACGATTCAGCCGGGAGGTCCTGAGGTGTCAACCATGCAGCTTGTCGCTGCGGGCAAAGCTGAATTCGGCATCTCTTATGCGGATGAAATTTTGAAGGCGCGGGAACAGGGAATCCCTGTTGTCGGTATCCTTGCCGGATTTCAGAGCACACCGCAGGTTCTAATGTACCACAAAGGGCAAGACATCAAGGATTTCACCGACCTGAACGGCAAAACCGTATACATCGGTACAGCGGTGCCTTATTGGGAATATATCAAGAGCCAATACAATCTGACGGATGTAAAAGAAATGAAGTATAACGGACAGCTTGTCAATTTTATCAATGACCCCAATTCGTTGAATCAGGGTTACATCACGAACGAGCCTTACGCGCTTTCCCAGCAAGGGGTTGAGGTGGACTATCTGAAAATCGCCGATTCCGGTTATGCGAACTATGCGGATGTTCTTTTTACAACCGAAGACTACCTTAAAGAGCACCCCGATGTCGTAGAGGCTGTGGTGCAGGCAAGCCAGAAGGGTTGGAGCTATTATCTTGACAACTATAAAAAGGTAAACCCGCTCATTCAGACCTACAATCCGGATATGACGGTAGAAGCAATGAATTATGAGGCGGAGCAGGAAAAGCCCTTTATTCTTAACGAGGAATCCGAGGCAAACGGTATCGGTTACATGACAGAGAAACGCTGGAGCACCCTGCAGGATCAGATGATCAAGGGCAAAGGATTAACGAAGGCACAGGATGTTACCCAAGCGTTCACGGCCGAATATCTGATGAAACCATAA
- a CDS encoding fumarylacetoacetate hydrolase family protein, with the protein MKLVSLKHGDGERAAIEHDGRFFLLEEINRAEESTWGTSVMEILQQGQLEELVQWYQRPKNRLWLSSPFIPTEEAILAPLFRHPRKIWGIGMNYVQKAIDLASTPPELEPVCFMKPDSSLIGPEEYIRLPAQSVNVTSEAELGIIIGRSCKNVPEERARDVIAGFAATLDMTSQDIHARNPRFLQRSKVFDTFFSLGPQLITPDEISDLQSLAVETVLNDEVIHSNTVSRMIYHPWFIVSYFSQMMTLYPGDVIMTGTPGSVRIQHGDVAECRISSFTTLRNPVADAEYNHQ; encoded by the coding sequence GTGAAGCTCGTCAGTCTTAAACACGGCGATGGGGAGCGGGCTGCGATTGAGCATGATGGGCGATTTTTTCTACTGGAGGAGATCAATAGGGCGGAAGAAAGCACATGGGGAACTTCCGTCATGGAGATATTGCAGCAGGGTCAGCTGGAGGAGCTTGTCCAGTGGTATCAGAGGCCCAAAAACAGATTATGGCTATCAAGCCCTTTCATACCGACGGAGGAGGCCATACTGGCTCCTCTCTTCCGCCACCCCCGCAAAATATGGGGAATTGGCATGAATTATGTACAGAAAGCGATTGATCTCGCATCCACTCCTCCAGAGCTTGAGCCGGTCTGCTTCATGAAGCCGGACTCCAGCCTGATTGGGCCGGAAGAGTATATCCGGCTGCCGGCTCAGTCCGTGAATGTGACATCCGAAGCGGAGCTTGGTATTATTATCGGCCGAAGCTGCAAAAATGTGCCGGAAGAACGCGCGCGGGACGTCATCGCCGGTTTTGCTGCAACACTGGATATGACAAGCCAGGACATTCACGCACGGAATCCCAGATTTCTACAGCGATCCAAGGTATTCGACACATTTTTCAGTCTCGGGCCACAGCTAATAACACCTGATGAAATAAGCGATTTGCAGAGCCTTGCCGTTGAAACTGTGTTGAACGATGAGGTTATTCATAGCAATACCGTGTCTCGTATGATTTATCATCCATGGTTCATTGTCTCGTATTTTTCACAGATGATGACTCTCTATCCGGGCGACGTGATCATGACGGGCACACCGGGGTCCGTTCGGATTCAGCACGGAGATGTTGCCGAATGCAGAATCAGTAGCTTTACGACGCTTCGTAATCCTGTAGCGGATGCAGAATACAACCATCAGTAA
- a CDS encoding FAD-binding oxidoreductase has translation MNEHWTAILKERIDPELLQWEEPAIAKYSMDYHHFSPVLTSQLQGKVAECIASPRTEEEFDTLLSIAAELGVPLTVRGNGTGNYGQCVPVTGGIVLNLAKYNKVLETGEGIMRVQAGARLGKMESTARKAGYELRTMPSTFQTATIGGFLSGGFGGIGSISWGTIWDGLVRSLKIKTVEIQPRTIELQGEEVLPYLHTYGTIGILSEVEINLAPRVEWMQWAVTFDSFEQAFRFGQLVAEDTSVVKRLISIHEWPIPSYFVPLDIPEGRTAVLLEIDTACEARLERVIVENGGLSSKKVSAEQYHKGVGVSDFTWNHTTLWARKADPGLTYLQLNFDPAHALEQISAMKKEYPEVMNHIEFARQNGNLLISGLPLVPFTTEERLNQLMECYEENGVVVNNPHTWDLKEGGRSYAHDRLWEIKHSNDPKGILNQEKLKHPAVSGI, from the coding sequence ATGAATGAACATTGGACAGCCATTCTGAAAGAACGCATTGATCCTGAGCTGCTACAGTGGGAGGAGCCAGCAATCGCCAAATATTCGATGGATTATCATCACTTCTCCCCTGTACTGACCAGTCAGCTACAGGGCAAGGTCGCCGAGTGCATCGCCAGTCCACGCACCGAGGAGGAGTTTGATACTCTGCTATCCATTGCCGCGGAGCTGGGGGTTCCACTTACCGTCAGGGGGAACGGCACTGGCAACTATGGCCAATGTGTTCCGGTCACAGGCGGAATCGTGCTGAATCTGGCCAAGTACAATAAGGTGCTCGAAACAGGAGAAGGCATAATGCGGGTTCAGGCTGGGGCAAGGCTGGGCAAAATGGAATCCACTGCGCGCAAGGCGGGCTATGAGCTGCGAACGATGCCTTCCACCTTTCAAACTGCGACGATCGGCGGTTTTTTGAGCGGTGGTTTTGGCGGCATCGGTTCGATTAGTTGGGGAACCATCTGGGACGGGCTGGTACGTTCCCTGAAAATCAAGACCGTCGAGATTCAGCCCCGTACCATTGAGCTCCAAGGAGAAGAGGTGCTGCCTTACCTGCATACCTACGGTACGATTGGCATTCTGTCCGAGGTGGAAATCAATCTGGCCCCGCGGGTGGAATGGATGCAGTGGGCAGTAACCTTTGATAGCTTTGAACAAGCTTTTCGCTTCGGGCAGTTGGTTGCTGAAGATACGTCCGTTGTCAAGAGGCTCATTTCGATTCATGAATGGCCGATTCCATCCTATTTTGTACCTCTTGATATTCCCGAAGGGCGTACCGCTGTGCTGCTTGAAATAGACACGGCCTGTGAAGCGCGGCTGGAGCGTGTCATAGTAGAAAACGGTGGGTTATCGTCTAAAAAGGTCTCCGCCGAGCAGTATCATAAAGGCGTCGGTGTATCAGACTTTACATGGAACCATACTACCCTGTGGGCGCGCAAGGCAGACCCGGGCTTGACCTATCTGCAACTGAATTTTGATCCTGCCCATGCCCTTGAGCAAATCTCGGCTATGAAAAAAGAATATCCGGAAGTGATGAATCATATAGAATTTGCCCGGCAAAACGGAAATTTGCTGATTTCTGGCCTGCCGCTGGTTCCCTTCACAACGGAGGAACGCCTGAATCAACTAATGGAGTGTTACGAGGAAAACGGAGTTGTAGTCAATAATCCGCATACCTGGGATTTGAAGGAGGGCGGACGATCATACGCCCACGACCGTTTGTGGGAGATCAAACACAGCAACGATCCGAAGGGAATTCTGAATCAGGAAAAATTAAAGCATCCGGCTGTCAGCGGCATCTGA
- a CDS encoding ABC transporter permease, with the protein MEEMAASSAVETAVGIRASAKEIARSGYPSGEDKILSLLKKVLPPLVVFVLFIGGWEGIVRTIGMPPYILPKPSDIAAAAAENSTNLITSVSTTIVEALIGFAISVVLGISLAILLALSKTVEKSVYPYAIILQTIPVVAVAPIIVIWFGAGINAIVIISFLISFFPILSNTLIGLNSTDQNMKNLFYLYNASKLQTIWKLRFPAALPYIMAGLKISCSSSVVGAIVGEYIAGIGGGQGGLGYGITVAATRLQTPYLFACGLAASVLGIAFFLIINMVSNKLLKSWHESAMK; encoded by the coding sequence ATGGAAGAGATGGCAGCCAGTTCGGCCGTTGAAACGGCGGTAGGTATCCGGGCTTCTGCGAAGGAAATTGCCCGCAGTGGTTATCCATCAGGCGAGGATAAGATCCTGAGCCTGCTAAAGAAAGTTCTGCCGCCATTAGTCGTGTTTGTCCTGTTTATCGGCGGATGGGAGGGGATCGTGCGGACGATCGGAATGCCTCCGTATATTTTGCCCAAGCCATCCGATATTGCGGCGGCGGCGGCCGAGAATAGTACGAATCTGATTACGTCGGTAAGCACAACCATTGTAGAGGCGTTGATCGGTTTTGCGATCAGTGTAGTGCTCGGTATTTCATTAGCCATTCTGCTGGCGCTGTCCAAAACGGTGGAAAAAAGCGTCTATCCTTACGCCATTATCCTGCAAACTATTCCGGTCGTAGCGGTAGCGCCGATCATTGTGATCTGGTTCGGAGCAGGAATCAATGCCATTGTGATCATCTCATTCCTGATCAGCTTTTTCCCGATTTTATCGAATACGCTGATCGGATTGAACTCAACGGATCAGAACATGAAAAATTTATTTTATTTGTATAATGCGAGCAAGCTGCAGACCATTTGGAAGCTGCGATTTCCGGCGGCGCTCCCGTACATTATGGCGGGGCTGAAAATTTCATGCTCCAGCTCAGTTGTCGGAGCAATCGTGGGCGAATACATTGCCGGCATTGGCGGCGGACAGGGTGGACTCGGATACGGGATTACCGTTGCGGCAACCCGCCTGCAAACTCCTTATCTGTTCGCCTGCGGTTTAGCGGCATCCGTCTTGGGAATAGCATTTTTCCTGATCATCAATATGGTGTCGAACAAGCTTTTGAAGTCTTGGCATGAGTCGGCAATGAAATGA
- a CDS encoding cysteine hydrolase family protein, which translates to MFKLGNRKSYWQVSETLVDLRRTQKYGKPVTLPAQPQEVIFDLEHTAVIVIDMQNDFCTPGGWLDSIGADTSLLLNPVSRLNRLLPKLRKADVPVIWVNWGNREDRMNVPPSVLHVYNSDGRGNGIGDPLPGNGSKVLEKGSWGAAIVDDLDASPDDIYVDKYRMSGFWDTPLDSILRNLNIQTVLFAGVNLDQCVMHTLQDAACLGYDGILLEDCSATSSPAFCLEATLYNIKQCYGFVADSTWLVEELNGAAARKEGNAPEEPAPLEG; encoded by the coding sequence ATGTTCAAACTTGGAAATCGAAAGAGCTATTGGCAAGTGTCCGAAACGCTGGTGGATCTAAGGCGGACACAAAAGTACGGCAAGCCCGTAACTCTTCCTGCACAGCCGCAGGAAGTCATATTTGATCTGGAGCATACAGCGGTCATTGTCATCGATATGCAGAATGATTTCTGCACACCGGGAGGCTGGCTGGATTCCATCGGGGCAGATACATCGCTGCTCCTGAACCCGGTCAGCCGGCTTAACCGACTGCTGCCCAAGCTGCGTAAAGCGGATGTGCCCGTCATCTGGGTAAATTGGGGCAACCGGGAGGACCGGATGAACGTGCCGCCATCTGTGCTCCATGTGTACAATTCAGACGGACGGGGCAACGGAATTGGGGACCCGCTACCGGGGAACGGCTCCAAGGTGCTGGAGAAAGGCAGCTGGGGAGCAGCTATTGTCGATGATTTGGATGCGTCCCCTGATGATATCTATGTGGATAAATACCGCATGAGCGGGTTTTGGGACACACCATTGGACAGTATACTGCGAAATCTGAATATTCAGACGGTGTTGTTTGCCGGGGTAAATCTCGATCAGTGTGTCATGCATACACTGCAGGACGCGGCTTGCCTCGGATATGACGGTATACTTCTGGAGGACTGCTCGGCAACGAGCTCCCCGGCCTTCTGCTTGGAAGCCACCTTATACAATATCAAGCAATGCTATGGCTTCGTCGCTGATTCCACCTGGCTGGTGGAGGAGCTAAACGGGGCAGCGGCCCGTAAAGAGGGAAATGCACCGGAAGAGCCGGCTCCTCTGGAAGGGTGA